The following coding sequences lie in one Homalodisca vitripennis isolate AUS2020 chromosome X, UT_GWSS_2.1, whole genome shotgun sequence genomic window:
- the LOC124369492 gene encoding uncharacterized protein LOC124369492, whose protein sequence is MAAPIGKGERLILLHAGSSNGFIPGCCLLFKSGGTGDYHEEMDSVTFQAWFKDTLLPQLSTPSTILMDNASYHSQLLDKVPNKSSKKAEMQEWLQRHHITFEEEMTKAELLELIIQNKPPNPTYIIDDLARKAGHKVVRLPPYHCHFNSIELIWAQVKGYVARNNKLFTITETKRLTMEAIENVTSAEWKKVVEHTKKVIDEAWNKEGIIEQDVEQMIISITEADEDDEDSDEESENNDGACFVDDITQEFELLEEVFECLTKESSKVNPDLPPPKKIIMAPTAPRPTEDTRRKECVVMQLVSDGSTDNVFECPKQSTSV, encoded by the exons ATGGCTGCACCTATAGGCAAGGGAGAAAGGCTGATCCTCCTCCATGCCGGGAGTAGCAATGGATTTATCCCGGGATGTTGCTTACTATTTAAATCTGGGGGTACTGGAGACTACCACGAAGAAATGGACAGTGTCACTTTTCAAGCCTGGTTCAAGGACACGCTGCTTCCACAACTCAGTACTCCATCTACAATTTTAATGGACAATGCGTCCTACCACTCGCAACTATTGGATAAAGTTCCGAATAAATCATCAAAAAAGGCTGAGATGCAGGAATGGCTTCAGCGACATCACATTACGTTCGAAGAAGAGATGACAAAGGCGGAGCTTTTAgagctaataattcaaaataaacccCCAAATCCCACTTACATAATTGATGATTTAGCTCGAAAAGCTGGCCACAAGGTTGTTCGACTGCCACCCTACCACTGTCATTTCAATAGCATTGAATTAATCTGGGCTCAGGTTAAGGGGTACGTCGCGAGGAACAATAAATTGTTCACCATTacagaaacaaaaaggttaactATGGAGGCAATCGAAAATGTTACCTCTGCTGAATGGAAGAAAGTCGTGGAGCACACTAAGAAAGTCATTGATGAAGCATGGAACAAAGAAGGCATCATCGAGCAGGATGTAGAACAGATGATAATCTCTATCACCGAAGCCGATGAAGACGACGAGGACAGCGACGAGGAGTCAGAAAACAATGACGGAGCCTGCTTCGTAGACGACATCACCCAGGAGTTTGAGTTATTGGAAGAAG TTTTTGAGTGTCTCACCAAAGAAAGCAGTAAAGTGAATCCTGACCTACCACCTCCGAAGAAAATAATAATGGCACCAACGGCTCCCAGACCAACAGAAGAT